Proteins found in one bacterium genomic segment:
- a CDS encoding AarF/UbiB family protein, whose product MLLRKISQRFHDLKRVRQILQVLVKYGFGYAVDRLNIEHHGLGKRIVNLKPIKRLRIQEMTVAVRLRKTMEELGPTFIKFGQILSTRPDMLPVEFCCELEVLQDNVAPISYADVKKQVEGDLKVPLETIFYQVDREPMAAASLAQVHRAKLKTGEAVIIKAQRPGIAQIIKTDIEIMEELARLAEKYIEEIRVYNPVGLVEEFKQSITRELDYSAEAHNIQRFHHQFAGDPTVYVPPVFMQFTGPHVLVMEQILGIKVSHTDKIDKEGLNRKKIAVNIANAFLKQVFAYGFFHADPHPGNIMVLPHNTIAFIDYGMTGRIHQETRRFLSEIMIAVTKRDAQKIADIFLAVGVLDEQIDMHRFELDLEDFLDRYLVESLQDLKMGQFLNSLLNVTSRYRIRAPQELYLLSKALVEIESVGEILDMDFDMVKLVKPFVQKLVLEKRSPKRIAREVRAFVEVLYDLALSLPKDLKIIFNKLKKGTLRVEFEHRGLENLLTELDKISNRISFSVVIAALIVGSSIIVQTDKGPHLFGLPVFGILGYVIAGFMGLWLAIAILRSGRL is encoded by the coding sequence ATGCTGCTGCGAAAAATAAGCCAGCGTTTTCACGACCTCAAGCGCGTGCGCCAGATCCTGCAGGTTTTAGTGAAATACGGGTTCGGTTACGCGGTCGATCGTTTGAACATCGAACACCACGGCCTCGGGAAGCGGATCGTAAACCTCAAACCGATCAAGCGCCTTCGTATCCAGGAAATGACGGTCGCGGTTCGTTTGCGAAAAACCATGGAAGAACTTGGTCCCACTTTCATCAAGTTCGGACAGATTCTATCCACCCGGCCCGACATGCTGCCGGTCGAGTTCTGCTGCGAACTCGAGGTGCTGCAAGACAACGTCGCGCCCATCAGTTATGCCGATGTGAAGAAACAGGTAGAAGGCGATTTGAAGGTCCCGCTCGAAACGATATTCTACCAGGTCGACCGCGAGCCGATGGCCGCCGCCTCACTGGCTCAGGTCCACCGTGCAAAACTGAAGACCGGCGAAGCCGTGATCATTAAAGCCCAGCGGCCTGGCATCGCCCAAATAATCAAGACCGACATCGAGATCATGGAAGAACTCGCGCGGTTAGCGGAAAAATACATTGAAGAGATCCGCGTGTATAACCCGGTCGGCCTGGTCGAGGAGTTCAAGCAGTCCATAACCCGGGAACTCGATTACAGCGCTGAAGCGCATAATATCCAGCGCTTTCACCATCAGTTCGCCGGCGACCCGACCGTGTACGTTCCGCCGGTGTTCATGCAATTCACCGGTCCCCACGTGCTGGTCATGGAACAGATCTTGGGCATTAAGGTCTCGCATACCGACAAGATAGACAAGGAAGGACTGAACCGCAAGAAGATCGCGGTTAACATCGCGAACGCCTTTCTAAAACAGGTCTTCGCGTACGGTTTTTTCCATGCCGATCCGCATCCGGGAAATATCATGGTCCTCCCGCACAATACCATCGCATTCATAGATTACGGTATGACCGGCCGGATCCATCAGGAAACGCGAAGGTTCCTGTCGGAGATCATGATCGCCGTAACCAAGCGCGACGCCCAGAAGATCGCCGACATTTTCCTGGCCGTGGGCGTGCTCGACGAGCAGATCGACATGCACCGGTTCGAACTTGACCTGGAAGATTTTCTGGACCGCTATTTAGTGGAATCGCTCCAGGACCTGAAAATGGGGCAGTTCCTGAACAGCCTGCTGAACGTGACCAGCCGGTATCGCATCCGCGCACCCCAGGAACTATACCTGCTGAGCAAGGCGCTGGTGGAGATCGAAAGCGTGGGCGAGATCCTGGACATGGATTTCGACATGGTAAAACTTGTAAAACCATTCGTCCAGAAATTAGTGTTGGAAAAACGCAGCCCCAAAAGGATCGCGCGTGAAGTCCGCGCGTTCGTGGAGGTGCTGTATGATCTCGCTTTGTCCCTGCCCAAAGATCTTAAGATAATTTTCAACAAACTGAAAAAGGGGACGCTGCGGGTTGAATTCGAGCATCGCGGATTGGAGAACCTGCTCACCGAACTTGATAAGATCAGTAATCGGATATCCTTCAGCGTGGTCATTGCCGCGCTGATCGTCGGGTCGTCCATCATTGTCCAAACAGACAAAGGGCCGCATTTATTCGGGCTGCCGGTCTTCGGCATTCTCGGCTATGTCATTGCCGGTTTCATGGGACTGTGGCTGGCGATCGCGATCCTGAGGTCAGGGAGATTGTGA
- the metG gene encoding methionine--tRNA ligase: MKILVTSALPYANGEIHLGHLAGCYLHSDIYVRYQRLKKRDVVYICGTDEHGVPITVLAESLKKTPKEVVDTYYGSIKQSFKDFGVTFDNFSRTTLPLHYKMAQDFFTKIHKNGYIYPKEIEQYYCPKCNRFLPDRYIIGKCPGCGAEGAKGDQCDVCGRWLEPFQLVEPKCLICGTTPVKKATTHWYFRLSQFQDKLTKWIAEKKHWKDHVLGFVNGWLKEGLEDRPITRDMSWGVPVPLEEAKGKVLYVWFDAPIGYISSTIEWAQNQGKPDLWKDYWLNKDTKLVHFIGKDNIVFHALIWPAMLMAYGDYILPSEIPANQFLNLEGEKLSTSKNYAIWLPDYLKEFEPDSLRYALTRNAPEDRDSDFTWRDFQTWHNNELADILGNFVNRTLAFVSKYYNSDIPTASVFAENDNRILDMLQKAPTVIGDKIDNFQFKSALGEIMKIAQEGNRYFDYEEPWLTRKTNPLICERTICVCMKMVTALAGLCEPFLPFTSEKIKQQINFIAQTWVELSAPKVAPAIAKPEILFKKIENDIIELQVAKLKRTEITIEEFSRIELKTAKVLSAKLVSGSNSLIVCEVEVGAAKKQIVAGMAKFYKPEELVGKTIIIVDNLKPATIRGVTSYGMLLAAEDKNGVVLLTADRPISSGAKIK; the protein is encoded by the coding sequence ATGAAGATACTCGTGACCAGCGCCCTGCCGTACGCCAACGGTGAGATCCATCTCGGCCACCTTGCCGGCTGCTACCTGCACAGCGATATCTATGTGCGTTACCAGCGTCTTAAAAAACGGGACGTGGTTTATATCTGCGGCACCGACGAACATGGCGTGCCCATCACGGTGCTGGCCGAGAGCCTGAAGAAAACGCCGAAAGAAGTCGTCGATACCTACTATGGATCGATCAAGCAGTCGTTCAAGGATTTCGGCGTGACCTTTGACAATTTTTCCCGGACCACTCTGCCGCTCCATTACAAGATGGCCCAGGATTTTTTCACAAAGATCCATAAAAACGGGTATATCTATCCCAAGGAGATTGAACAGTACTATTGCCCGAAATGCAACCGGTTCCTGCCGGACCGGTACATCATCGGCAAGTGCCCTGGTTGCGGAGCCGAAGGCGCTAAGGGTGACCAGTGCGATGTCTGCGGCCGGTGGCTGGAACCGTTCCAGCTGGTCGAGCCGAAGTGCCTGATCTGCGGGACCACACCCGTGAAAAAGGCGACTACCCACTGGTATTTCCGCCTGTCCCAGTTCCAGGATAAACTAACCAAGTGGATCGCCGAAAAAAAACATTGGAAAGATCATGTGCTGGGCTTCGTGAACGGCTGGTTAAAAGAAGGTCTTGAAGACCGGCCGATCACCAGGGATATGTCCTGGGGCGTGCCCGTGCCCCTTGAAGAAGCCAAGGGAAAAGTCCTATATGTCTGGTTCGACGCGCCGATCGGTTATATATCTTCGACGATCGAGTGGGCGCAGAACCAGGGCAAACCAGATTTGTGGAAAGATTACTGGCTGAACAAGGATACCAAGCTCGTTCATTTCATCGGCAAGGACAACATCGTATTTCACGCGCTGATCTGGCCGGCCATGCTCATGGCTTACGGCGATTATATCCTGCCATCCGAGATCCCGGCAAATCAGTTCCTGAATCTCGAAGGCGAGAAGCTTTCGACCTCCAAGAACTACGCGATCTGGCTGCCCGATTATTTAAAAGAATTCGAGCCGGATTCCCTGCGCTACGCGCTGACACGCAACGCTCCCGAGGATCGCGATTCGGATTTCACCTGGCGGGATTTCCAGACCTGGCACAACAACGAGCTGGCCGACATCCTCGGCAATTTCGTGAACCGGACCCTGGCTTTTGTAAGCAAGTATTACAATTCCGACATACCGACCGCGTCGGTATTTGCCGAAAATGACAACCGGATCCTTGATATGCTGCAGAAAGCGCCGACTGTTATCGGCGATAAGATCGATAATTTCCAGTTCAAGAGCGCGCTGGGTGAAATAATGAAGATCGCTCAGGAAGGCAACCGGTATTTTGACTATGAAGAGCCATGGCTGACGCGTAAGACCAATCCTCTGATCTGCGAGCGGACGATCTGCGTCTGCATGAAGATGGTTACAGCGCTTGCCGGTCTGTGTGAGCCTTTTCTGCCGTTCACCTCGGAAAAGATCAAGCAGCAGATCAATTTTATCGCTCAGACCTGGGTTGAGCTGAGTGCACCCAAAGTCGCGCCGGCGATCGCCAAGCCTGAAATACTTTTCAAAAAGATCGAGAACGATATCATCGAACTGCAGGTCGCCAAGCTCAAACGCACTGAGATCACGATCGAGGAGTTTTCCAGGATCGAGCTCAAGACCGCCAAGGTCCTGTCGGCAAAACTCGTCAGCGGCAGCAATAGCCTGATCGTCTGCGAGGTCGAGGTGGGAGCGGCGAAAAAGCAGATCGTTGCCGGCATGGCGAAATTCTACAAGCCTGAAGAACTGGTCGGCAAAACGATCATTATCGTGGATAATTTAAAGCCGGCTACGATCCGCGGCGTCACGTCTTACGGCATGCTCCTGGCTGCCGAGGATAAGAATGGCGTCGTGCTGCTTACGGCTGACCGGCCCATATCATCCGGAGCAAAGATAAAATAA
- a CDS encoding TatD family hydrolase, with protein MFDTHCHLIDPQFIKDLDAVIQRAQAAGVSKIINAGYDLKTSRLALEQSKKYPLLLPAIGIHPNDAAGELMSDLSDIEEIPRHERVYAIGETGLDYYRDITSREAQQKLFRRHVEIARKFNLPLLIHTRNSVKDAIEILKQEQYGRGVFHCYSGTMEQAKVIISMGFYLGFGGILTFSKKAREVFRGMPLDRIVFETDAPFLSPASYRGKRNEPAYMKETVSAGAFLQSISEEKIVQATDTNAHYLFM; from the coding sequence ATGTTCGACACCCACTGCCACCTGATCGATCCGCAGTTCATAAAAGACCTGGACGCGGTCATCCAGCGCGCGCAGGCCGCGGGCGTATCCAAAATAATCAATGCCGGTTACGACCTTAAGACCAGCCGGCTGGCGCTGGAACAGTCAAAAAAATATCCGTTGCTCCTGCCCGCCATCGGTATCCATCCGAATGACGCCGCCGGTGAATTAATGAGCGATCTTTCCGATATCGAGGAAATCCCGCGCCATGAACGCGTTTACGCGATCGGCGAGACAGGCCTTGACTATTACCGCGATATTACATCCCGGGAAGCGCAGCAGAAACTTTTCCGCCGCCATGTCGAGATCGCCAGGAAATTCAACCTGCCGCTGTTGATCCATACCCGCAATTCGGTCAAGGACGCGATCGAGATCCTGAAACAGGAGCAATACGGCCGTGGCGTATTCCATTGTTACAGCGGTACCATGGAACAGGCGAAGGTCATTATTTCAATGGGTTTTTATCTGGGATTCGGAGGCATCCTGACGTTCTCCAAAAAGGCGCGGGAAGTATTCAGGGGAATGCCGCTGGACCGGATCGTTTTTGAGACAGATGCGCCTTTTTTGTCGCCGGCATCATACCGGGGTAAGCGCAACGAGCCTGCTTATATGAAAGAAACTGTCAGCGCCGGGGCTTTCCTGCAAAGTATCTCCGAGGAAAAAATAGTGCAGGCGACCGACACGAACGCTCACTATTTGTTCATGTAA
- a CDS encoding DUF6754 domain-containing protein, with product MMYLVCLSLITIAPVTDVQAADKPNDAGSNIDITWILSPDDAFIEYYSVLRRSSQDTVEQYIGRTKYGICTFEDNTAQDNTVYTYVVATVSGSEIARSKPSNPCRSYPQVFHSGRINVLICILIFSALVLYFVRRARHDKNLFIRKIAGLAAVEDAIGRATEMGKPILYVPGLWDIDSTATIASMNILGEIAKKIARYDTPLIVTNRWSVTYTISKEIVKEAFISQGHPDKFKNDYIRYLTEDQFGFAAAVNGIMIREKPAANFFIGYFWAESLILAETGAMTGAIQIAGTDAVNQLPFFVTACDYTLLGEELYAASAYLSREPLLLGALKAQDFGKVLALAMLVAITILAFFGLHLSSVMTVR from the coding sequence ATGATGTATCTGGTCTGTTTATCCTTGATTACGATCGCACCGGTAACCGATGTCCAGGCAGCGGACAAACCCAATGACGCCGGTTCCAACATCGACATCACCTGGATTCTTTCACCCGACGACGCGTTCATCGAATATTACAGCGTCCTGCGCCGTTCTTCTCAGGACACGGTCGAACAATATATAGGCCGGACCAAATACGGGATCTGCACCTTTGAAGACAATACGGCGCAGGACAACACCGTGTACACCTATGTCGTCGCGACGGTATCCGGCAGCGAGATCGCCCGTTCCAAACCTTCAAACCCCTGCCGTAGTTATCCCCAAGTTTTTCATTCCGGCAGGATAAATGTCCTGATTTGCATCCTGATATTTTCAGCGCTCGTTCTCTATTTTGTCCGACGGGCGCGTCACGACAAAAATTTGTTCATCCGTAAGATCGCGGGCTTAGCCGCGGTCGAGGATGCCATCGGTCGCGCCACCGAGATGGGAAAACCGATCCTCTATGTTCCGGGCCTCTGGGACATCGACAGTACCGCGACGATCGCTTCGATGAACATCCTGGGCGAGATCGCCAAGAAGATCGCCCGTTATGACACGCCCCTGATCGTGACCAACCGCTGGTCTGTGACCTATACGATCTCCAAGGAGATCGTTAAAGAAGCTTTTATTTCACAGGGGCATCCGGATAAATTTAAGAACGATTACATCCGTTACCTTACCGAGGACCAGTTCGGTTTTGCCGCGGCCGTGAACGGCATCATGATCCGGGAAAAACCCGCGGCCAATTTCTTCATCGGTTATTTCTGGGCCGAATCCCTGATCCTGGCTGAAACCGGCGCCATGACCGGCGCGATCCAGATCGCGGGCACGGACGCGGTCAACCAGCTGCCGTTCTTCGTCACGGCGTGCGATTACACCCTGCTTGGCGAAGAGCTTTACGCCGCTTCCGCCTACCTGTCGCGCGAGCCGCTTTTACTGGGCGCGCTCAAGGCGCAGGACTTTGGCAAGGTCCTTGCGCTGGCAATGCTTGTGGCCATAACTATTTTAGCGTTTTTCGGTCTGCATTTAAGTTCGGTCATGACGGTGAGATAA
- the rsmA gene encoding 16S rRNA (adenine(1518)-N(6)/adenine(1519)-N(6))-dimethyltransferase RsmA: MKLYPKRRFSQNFLKHKGMLRRIVECAGVDNKIVLEIGAGKGGLTRELAERAFKVYSVEIDNDLAVVLKDLSLPNVVVVHRDFLTLDPGEFKPDIIVGNIPYSITTQILEKLVEQKNKFDRAVLTIQKEYGDRLLAHANEAAYGSISIFLQYHFRMEKGFIIPARFFTPVPRVNSMVVIMHKQDAPFALANEDRFFRFVQGIFCYRRKSLKNALKYLLRAVPTGVDEALLRKRPQELTVHDFHGLFTHPSLQLLTNP, translated from the coding sequence ATGAAGTTGTACCCCAAACGCAGGTTCAGTCAAAATTTTTTAAAGCACAAAGGCATGCTGCGCCGGATCGTTGAATGCGCCGGTGTCGATAACAAGATCGTTCTGGAGATCGGGGCAGGTAAAGGTGGATTAACGCGTGAGCTTGCAGAGAGAGCTTTTAAAGTCTACTCGGTTGAAATCGATAACGACCTTGCCGTCGTGCTTAAGGACCTATCGTTACCCAACGTCGTCGTCGTGCACCGCGATTTTCTAACCCTGGACCCGGGTGAATTCAAACCCGATATCATTGTCGGCAACATACCATATTCTATCACCACTCAGATCCTGGAAAAACTGGTCGAACAGAAAAACAAATTTGACCGCGCCGTGCTTACGATCCAGAAAGAATACGGGGATCGTCTTTTAGCGCATGCCAATGAAGCGGCGTACGGCTCGATCTCGATATTTTTGCAGTACCATTTCAGGATGGAAAAAGGATTTATCATACCGGCGCGTTTTTTCACTCCGGTGCCCAGGGTCAATTCAATGGTCGTGATCATGCATAAACAGGACGCGCCTTTTGCGCTCGCGAACGAAGACCGATTTTTTAGATTTGTGCAGGGGATCTTCTGCTATCGCCGCAAATCACTTAAGAACGCGCTAAAGTACCTGCTGAGAGCGGTGCCGACCGGCGTGGATGAGGCATTGCTGCGCAAGCGGCCGCAGGAACTGACGGTCCATGATTTTCATGGTCTATTCACGCACCCGTCTTTGCAGCTCCTAACGAATCCTTGA